The Chryseobacterium indologenes genomic sequence TATTTTTTTATTTAAAGCCCCCCGATTAAACCGTCACATTTTTAATTAATAATCTATATGAAAAAAATCATTTCACTTTTAGCCTTATTACCTTCTGCCCTGTTATTTTCCCAACAACTTACAGGAGTAGGTTTTCAAAAGGGAGAAAATGAGTCTTGGGCTATTAATGTCGATGTGTCTACAAAACAAAATGTTATAGTTTCTTATCCCGTGCTAGGATGTGCTGGTAAATGGAACCTGATAAAAGATGAAGGAAAAAAATCCTGTTCAAGGAAGTAATTGAAGAAGGTGTTGATCAATGTACACCAACAGGCTTTGTTACTTTAGTAAAAGACGAAATATCTCCATCCGCTTACAGATTTTACATTTATGAAAAGAAGGAAGACAAAACCCCTTATGCTATCGGAATTCTCGAAGGAAAATAGAAACAGGCTCATCTGAACAGATAAATAATCTTTAAGATTAAAATGTAAAAACAAAAAATCCCGCAGTAGCGGGATTTTTTGTTTTTACATTTATTTTATTTCTACAGGAACCGAGATTTTATCCCAATCCATTGTGAAACCATTATTGTTTATCTTATATACCAAGTTTTCCTGTGTTGCCGGTAAAGCTTTTGTTTTTACATCAACACGTAAGGCATCTTTGGCTTGTTCATATTTATAAGCTCCCCATTGCTTTGGCTCTTTGTTAAAAATTGCGGTCCATGTTCCGCTTTCTTTAGGGATCAGGAAAAAACTATATTTACCTGCAGGTAGTTTTTTACCCTGAACGGTAAGGTCTTTATCCGTTTCGAAAGTAGTCGCTTCATTGGCACCTGCCCGCCAGACTTTATCATAAGCTTCCAAACCGCCCCATATGGTACGTCCTTTAACAGAAGGGCTGCTATAGGCGATGGTAATGTTTGCATCTTTAATTTTTCCCGTTGCAGTAGCAGGAGGGCTGGCAGGTTTTTTAGTATCCTGTGCAAAGGCATTCAGGGAGATTGTCATGGTCGCAACAAGTACGGTTGCCGATTTGATGATGGTTTTCATAATATTTTTGTTTATTTGTATGCTTACTGTTGTTTGCTTACGAATTTACTGCTTTATGCTTATAAAACAATACCCCAACGGCAGAAAATATAATGACTGCTGCTGCCCCGATTACATTGAGCCAGAGGAAAGAAACGACATCGAACTGATACACGGCAATAACCGTAATTTCCGATAAAATGGCAGCAATAAATACATTCGGGCCGTCAACTTTTTTATAGTAAAATGCGACCAGGAAAATTCCCAGTATCGGCCCGTAGAAAAGAGAACCCAATACATTAACCGCTTCGATAAGCGATCCCATCTGTGTCGCAAACATCGCAACACCGATTGAAAAGATTCCCCATGCTAAAGTATGCAGCCGGCTATATTTCAATTCAGTCTTATCGTCAGGAATTTCTTTGCTGAATATTAAATGAACATCTTTTAATGAGCATGCAGCAAGGGAATTCAACGCTGCCGAAATGGAACCCCAGCTGGCCAGAAAAATAACGGCGAATAACAAACCTATCATTCCTACAGGCAAGGTATTTTTTACAAAATACAGGAATATATAGTTGGTATCCGTTTTCTCGGCATTATAGTTTGAATTGTTGATCGCTTCCTCTACCCTTCCATGAAGTTCTTTAACCTGAGTCTGGGTATTTTTAAAATCCTGAATTCTTTGTTTGAGTTGGGGAGAATGAATTTCCTTGAGCTTTAGAATTTCTTTTGATTCGGCATTAAATTTTATTTGTAAATCCTGATGATCTTTTTCAAAAATTGCCGCCTGCTCAGGTTGCTTTTCCTTTAAATATTGATAAGACCGTTCATTAAAGTAAATCGGAGCCGGTTTCAGAGAAAAGAATGCGAAAAGTAAAGCACCGATCAGCAGAATAGCAAACTGCATCGGGATTTTAACCAATCCGTTCAGCAACAAGCCCATTTTTGCATTGGTATTGTCTTTCGCTGTAATATACCTCCCCACCTGGCTCTGATCTGTGCCGAAGTAAGATAATGCCAGAAAAAAACCGCCGATTAACCCACTCCAGATATTGTATTTATCTTTCCAATCGAATTCTGTAGTAATGACATTGAGCTTTCCAGATTTCCCGGCGAGATAGAGTGCGTCCTGAAAACCAATTCCATTCGGCATATTCTGAATAAGCAGATATCCCGCAAAAGCCATTGTCCCCAGAATAATAAGAAACTGTAATTTCTGGGTGTGGGCAATTGCTTTTGCACCACCAACATAGGTATAAATCAACAAAATACCTCCTGTTAAAACATTGGTTAAGTAAATATTCCAGTTTAAAACACTTGATAAAATAATACTCGGAGCATAAATGCTGATTCCTGTTGATAAACCTCTGGAAAAAAGAAAAAGCAGCGACGTGAGTACCCTTGTTTTTTTATCAAAACGGTTTTCTAAATATTCGTAAGCTGTATAAACATTTAAGCGTTGAAAAATCGGGATGAAAGTGATACAGATCACAATCATCGCGAGAGGTAATCCAAAGTAATACTGTACGAAACGCATGCCGTCTGTATAAGCCTGGCCCGGTGCAGACAAAAATGTAATGGCACTGGCCTGCGTAGCCATAATTCCTAAAAGCACAATGTACCACGGCATTTTATTATCTGCTTTCAGGTAAGATTCGTTGCTTTTCTGACCACGACCAATGAATACACCATAAATCACCACTACCAAGAGTGTAAAAATAAGAACTGTCCAGTCTATAGTACTCATGCCCAGAATTTAGTAAACCAATAATAAAATGCGATCTGTAATACTAATGCAGCTGCTAATAGTATGTACCAGGTATTCCAATTTTTAAGTTGCTTGTTCATCAGTTCTTCTGTGCAGATAAAAAGTTAAAAAATAAACGTGCCGCTCCCACATTTCCCGCAGGCAGCTGTCTGAAAAACGCCAACGGGGTATAAATAAAATTACCTTTACCATATTTGGCATATAACGTTGATCCCTGCAGAGGTTCTTCGCCTGTATCATACATTTCAAAAAGCGGTTCATACGCTGCATCCCATTGGGCAGGGAAATAAGCACCCCGCTCCTGTACCCAGCCTTTAAAATCATCTGCAGTAATTTTATTCGGGAAGTTCAGCAATTTATGGCCTGGATTTAAGAACTTAACCGATGCATTTTCTTCAGTGACCCGCTTATTGGCAATACTGAAATTGTACATTCCCAATTGATCAACGGTTGTATCCTGGTTGGTGTTGTACTGCATCACCAGATTACCTCCGGCTTTTGCATAAGACCATAAAAAGGGCATCCAGCGACCCAGCTTTTTCTCTGTGTTATTGGCGCGAACACCAAGTATAATGGCATCATATTGCGAGAGCTTGTTCCGACTATTATTTTCGATGGATTCATCTGAGTTGCCGTAAAAATCTTCATCTTTCAGAACGTCAACCTGAATACCTGCAATGCGTAGGAACTCAGGAATAAAATCGCCCGCACCTTCAATATATCCTACTTTTTTAATCTTCGCCTGAATATCACCTTTCATTACGGTTACCGTCGCAGGAGCAAAATATTGTAGGGATGGTAAATGAGGGTACTGAATTAATACCTGTTTTTTATTAAAAGTGGCTCCATCTGCAACAAAGCTGGCATCCAATTGCCGACGGGCAGAATTAATGGCAGCAAGCTTGGTTTTTGGAATAACGTAATTGATGGTAGTATCTTTTCCATTGTTCAGACTTACATCAGCTCCACCTAATCGTTCTCCGTTATACATGAGGTTTAGAACACCTTTACGATACGGTTTATTAGAATTGACTTTCACATTTAAATTCAATTGTAAATCTTCATCTTCCCTGACTAAATAAAGCGGTTGTGTAAACTTCAGTTCCAGTGCAGGAAAAATGCGCAAAGCTTCCACGACATCACCACGCACGGGGTCTAATTTTTTGAAAGATAAAGGAAGTTGAACCTGAAACTTTTCAGAACCGATTTTTAACCCAAGCAAAACATTCAAAGGTGACTCTGCTTCAGGTAAACCGACTAAGGTATCATTTGGAACCGAGAAAGTTGCTGCATTTACAGGAGGTTTTGCCAACCAGTAAGGTTCTGTGAGTGCTGCATCTTCAGGAATCTGAATGTCATGCTGGAGGGTAATCAACGAATCTTTTGATAGTTTTCTGTTGAAGCTTTCAGATTGATTTACCCATTTTACATTTTCTAACACAACAGGGTCTGCAGCTCTTGAAATCAGATTTAACCTGAAATTGTAATGATTGCCGGCAACTGCTTCAGCCTGATTGGTAACCACCTCGCCCATAAACCCGACGCAGCTTACAATGATATGGTCAAGAGATTTCAGTTTGTCTTTTTTTACATCTGCATCCTTTAGCGCTACAACTTTTTTCCGTAAGGCAAGCAAAGCAGGTAAGCTGAGGTCAGGGTTATTGAAGCTGAAAGCGGAAATAATCTTATCCAGAGACTGGTCTATATCAGCGTTTCCTTGTGAAGTCCAGGTTTTAGGTATTCCGTCAAAAAGGGTTGCTTTTGCAGGCTCACCACTGACATGGGCAAAATATTCAGTTCTGATTCCAGCGACAGACTGTGTTCCGGCACCCTGGCTTTTATGTAAACTCCTGCTTAGCCCTGCCAGTTCACCATAGCCCATTCCCAATTGTGGATCATATTGCCCAACCGTAACTTTCAGTTGATTTTCAGCGGTTGTATTAACTCCACCAAAACGGAAGGTATTCCACAATACGCGTTTGGGTTGCCATACGTTAACATATTTCAGTTGGTCCGGAAAAGCATTTTTATCGCCTGCCAGCTTAAAAGCTTTTTCCGCCACCACTGCCGAAGCTGCATGTTGTCCGTGACCTGCCGCAGCAGTAGGTGGAAAGCGGCAAATGATAACATCAGGACGGAATTGACGGATTACCCAGACCACATCTGCTGTAATACTGTCTGCATTCCATTGTTTAAAAGTATCAGTAGTATTTTTAGAGAACCCGAAATCAATCGCACGGGTAAAAAACTGCCGGGCGCCGTCCAACTTTCTTGCTTCCAACAGCTCATGTGTTCTGATTAAGCCCAATGCAGCACCCTGCTCTGTTCCTAATAAATTCTGACCGCCGTCTCCCCGTGTTAGGGATAAATAGCCCGTTTCTACATTCTGATCATTGATGAGCCAAGACAGCAATCCCGTATTCTCATCATCAGGATGAGCTGCAAGGTATAAAACTTTAGGCAGCTGTCTAAGCGTTTTGAGCTCGCGGTAAATTTCAGATGATTTGGAGGGCCGAACCTGTTGGGCCGAACAAAAAACCGTATTCAATCCAAGGATAAATACAGTGCTTACTTTTTTGAACATTTAATTTTACTTTGCAGGGCAAATATAAGTAAATCATCTTTCTTTCAACATTAAAAGAAGCAGACTGTGAATTTCATAAAAAAAACGATTATTTTTTATTAAAACACAATTTTTATAAGGTTTATTCTCGCAGACGGAGGCTTTTATTTCCACAGATTCATCCGACTGAGCAGATCTTACATAGATATTCGTGCATTCGTGGCATAAAAACATCATTAAGTACCTATCCATCAAAAAATCTGTGTACTTCCTGTACACAAAAATTTCACTTAAAATCGCTTAAGTGTCTAAAATCTTTTGTGCCTTTTGTGGTTAAGTTTAATTACTTATTATTTTCAATTGTATTTCGTGTAAGATAGATATAATTAAACATGCAAAATGTAGCTGCAGCTCCGAAAGTATGCCACAAAAAGTGTGTTCCGAAGCTCAACCATCCCCATTGATCAACGATACGGAAAGTGAGTGCAAGAACAAACGACAATAAAGCAAAACCAACCCATTTGCCTGCTTCCCATTGAGTGAAAATCAAATACTTTAGCACCGAGAAAAGTACAAATGAGGCCATCAATGCATAATTGATATTGATAAAGAGAGAAGTATTATCTGTCAACATCCAGTTTCTCAAACCCAACATCAATATCAGATAGACAAGAACTATTATAACAGCATAGTACCATCTGGTGCTCTGCGCTACAAAGTAAAATCCGGCAGACAGACAGAGTAACATAATGGGCAGCCAATCCATCATGATAAATACCGGCCACTGCCTGAATGAATGATAGACAGTTCCGCCTATGGCTCCGATATATAATAAAACCAAGCAGTAAGATAAAAAAGGATATCTTTTAAAATTACCCTTCATTTTAATGGTCCAGAAAATGGCTAAGGCTAAAAAAAATACAGCAGTTACTGCATTTAACGGCTCAGGGAAAAGCTGTGCCATATCTGTTTCTTTATATAACATGCCTCCGTCCGGAGGTAGTAGGTTTATCGGCATTATCTTTAATATACTTCATCTAAATATAGAAAAAATTTTGGCAGGAAATACCCGGATGTATCTGATTATATTTTATAAAATTGTTAATTCTACTTTTTATACCCATAAACCGGATTGGTTGTAAAACGTATTTACTCCAAGCTCTTGCGAAATTATTTATGATTAAAAGATATGCGGTATTTTAAAATCTGGACAATTTATCAGATGTGTTTATAGCACTTCTTACCTTCAGGATATTAAAAAGAGATAAATATCAATACTTTTTTTAAAAAAAACATTTTATTTCAGAGAAAACTTAAATTTAACATCAATTGTCACAACCCCACATAAATTACTGAAAATAAATAAATTGCAATTCATTTTAAACCCATTACATTTTTATAAAATATTACAAGTTAATTAATTTTTTTTCATCTATTAAGGAATTATTTTATTTTTTTTTCATAAAATAAGTTATATTTGACTTAGCAAAATCACACCATAATATGAAAACAAAATTTACACAATTCAGTGCTATTTTTATTGCCGGATTCTCATTTGCCCAAGTTGGTATCAATACAAGTGTTCCCAAAACAACAATGGATGTATCTGCTAAAAGAGACAATTCGGGTATACTTACGGATAACACGCAAACGTACGGATTACAGGCTCCAAGGCTTACAAGGGCTGAACTTACAGCCAATACGGCGAGCTATGGCAGCGATCAGAGAGGAGCATTAATTTATATTACGGATGTCACCGGTGGAGATGCTACAGGGCAGCGTATCAATGTTACTGCTATGGGCTATTATTATTTTGATGGCGTTGTATGGCAAAGGCTTACCCAAGCAACCAATGCCATTTCTCCGGCGATTTCCGCATTACAATGTACTACAGCTTATTTAAATCCTTCCACGTATACTCCGGGTACTCCTTTCAACGGAAACCTTAGAGTTACCTATAGCCAGGGAAATGGTGGTTCGTATAATTCAGGAGCTCCTTTTACAGTGAACGGATTAACTTTCCAGCTAAGACCCGGAACTTTAGAGTTTGGTGATGGCGAATTGGTGTTCTCCGTAACCGGAACTCCTACCACTGCGAATGATATGACTCTTCCTCTGAACAGCTCTGCAATCCCTTTCTTAACAGCAGCACAAAACTGTACTGCTACAGTGGGAAATAGCAGCCGTGCTGACATTTCACCCGTTGCTGCCATGGGATATCCTACCCTAACAACTGATGCCAACGGGAAACAAGCCTATACTTTTCCTCTGACTACTCCGGATGGTAAGTATTCCATAAGGGTAATATTTGACACTACAAGTGGTACAACTGCTGCCGTTCCCAATGTACAATTGTATAATAATACAGGTGCTACCGTGAATCTCTATTGGAATTACAATACCGAATATGGGGGTTATATTGGTTCAGCGGTAACAACAAACAATATTACCTCAGGAGTATGGGGTGGTATGGCAGACTCATCAGCAACCTGGTACCCTCAAGGCACAGGGGCAGTAGGAAACGCTTACTGGGGGAACGTAGGGATTATAGACGGAGCCAGTGGCGGACCTGAACACAGAAGATATACCTGGATAGACAGCAATGCTTCTTCAAAAACCGCTTATACCGCAACCATTATGGCAGGAGCACCCACTTCTGGAAGTGCCCAACCCAACCTTTCTAAAATATACATCAAGATAGAGCAAGTG encodes the following:
- a CDS encoding sodium:solute symporter encodes the protein MSTIDWTVLIFTLLVVVIYGVFIGRGQKSNESYLKADNKMPWYIVLLGIMATQASAITFLSAPGQAYTDGMRFVQYYFGLPLAMIVICITFIPIFQRLNVYTAYEYLENRFDKKTRVLTSLLFLFSRGLSTGISIYAPSIILSSVLNWNIYLTNVLTGGILLIYTYVGGAKAIAHTQKLQFLIILGTMAFAGYLLIQNMPNGIGFQDALYLAGKSGKLNVITTEFDWKDKYNIWSGLIGGFFLALSYFGTDQSQVGRYITAKDNTNAKMGLLLNGLVKIPMQFAILLIGALLFAFFSLKPAPIYFNERSYQYLKEKQPEQAAIFEKDHQDLQIKFNAESKEILKLKEIHSPQLKQRIQDFKNTQTQVKELHGRVEEAINNSNYNAEKTDTNYIFLYFVKNTLPVGMIGLLFAVIFLASWGSISAALNSLAACSLKDVHLIFSKEIPDDKTELKYSRLHTLAWGIFSIGVAMFATQMGSLIEAVNVLGSLFYGPILGIFLVAFYYKKVDGPNVFIAAILSEITVIAVYQFDVVSFLWLNVIGAAAVIIFSAVGVLFYKHKAVNS
- a CDS encoding DUF2911 domain-containing protein, with amino-acid sequence MKTIIKSATVLVATMTISLNAFAQDTKKPASPPATATGKIKDANITIAYSSPSVKGRTIWGGLEAYDKVWRAGANEATTFETDKDLTVQGKKLPAGKYSFFLIPKESGTWTAIFNKEPKQWGAYKYEQAKDALRVDVKTKALPATQENLVYKINNNGFTMDWDKISVPVEIK
- a CDS encoding PIG-L family deacetylase, whose translation is MFKKVSTVFILGLNTVFCSAQQVRPSKSSEIYRELKTLRQLPKVLYLAAHPDDENTGLLSWLINDQNVETGYLSLTRGDGGQNLLGTEQGAALGLIRTHELLEARKLDGARQFFTRAIDFGFSKNTTDTFKQWNADSITADVVWVIRQFRPDVIICRFPPTAAAGHGQHAASAVVAEKAFKLAGDKNAFPDQLKYVNVWQPKRVLWNTFRFGGVNTTAENQLKVTVGQYDPQLGMGYGELAGLSRSLHKSQGAGTQSVAGIRTEYFAHVSGEPAKATLFDGIPKTWTSQGNADIDQSLDKIISAFSFNNPDLSLPALLALRKKVVALKDADVKKDKLKSLDHIIVSCVGFMGEVVTNQAEAVAGNHYNFRLNLISRAADPVVLENVKWVNQSESFNRKLSKDSLITLQHDIQIPEDAALTEPYWLAKPPVNAATFSVPNDTLVGLPEAESPLNVLLGLKIGSEKFQVQLPLSFKKLDPVRGDVVEALRIFPALELKFTQPLYLVREDEDLQLNLNVKVNSNKPYRKGVLNLMYNGERLGGADVSLNNGKDTTINYVIPKTKLAAINSARRQLDASFVADGATFNKKQVLIQYPHLPSLQYFAPATVTVMKGDIQAKIKKVGYIEGAGDFIPEFLRIAGIQVDVLKDEDFYGNSDESIENNSRNKLSQYDAIILGVRANNTEKKLGRWMPFLWSYAKAGGNLVMQYNTNQDTTVDQLGMYNFSIANKRVTEENASVKFLNPGHKLLNFPNKITADDFKGWVQERGAYFPAQWDAAYEPLFEMYDTGEEPLQGSTLYAKYGKGNFIYTPLAFFRQLPAGNVGAARLFFNFLSAQKN